The following are from one region of the Mixophyes fleayi isolate aMixFle1 chromosome 7, aMixFle1.hap1, whole genome shotgun sequence genome:
- the GDE1 gene encoding glycerophosphodiester phosphodiesterase 1 isoform X2: protein MKSTDLRAAQNGATGVELDLEFTKDGVPILMHDDTVERTTDGFGRLTDFTFAEIRELNPAAKHRLGHLYNGEKVPTLTEAVRECIQHNLIIYFDVKGHATQAAEALRNLYVDFPQLYNSSIVCSFEPNVIYKMRQVDINVVTALTHRPWSLSHLGDGKPRFTSSMNHYFYVSMDVLLDWALHNILWNLCGISAFLMQKNCISKDYVEKWNERGIEVVAWTVNTASEKLYTAHILHSNYITDSMVEDCDPHY, encoded by the exons GCTGCACAGAATGGGGCAACTGGTGTGGAGCTGGACTTGGAGTTCACTAAAGATGGAGTCCCCATTCTCATGCATGATGATACAGTGGAAAGGACAACCGATGGCTTTGGCAGATTGACTGACTTTACCTTTGCTGAAATCAGAGAGCTCAACCCTGCCGCTAAACACCGTCTAGG GCACCTGTATAATGGGGAAAAAGTTCCGACTTTGACGGAGGCCGTTAGAGAATGTATACAGCACAATCTAATTATTTACTTTGATGTTAAAGGCCATGCCACCCAG GCCGCTGAAGCCCTCAGGAATCTATATGTTGACTTTCCCCAACTGTACAACAGCAGCATTGTCTGTTCTTTTGAACCAAACGTTATTTATAAA ATGAGACAAGTAGACATAAATGTAGTGACGGCCCTGACACACAGACCGTGGAGTCTCAGCCACCTCGGGGATGGTAAACCTCGTTTTACCTCCAGTATGAACCATTACTTCTACGTCTCAATGGATGTCTTGCTGGACTGGGCATTACACAACATCCTGTGGAATCTATGTGGAATATCTGCCTTTTTGATGCAGAAGAATTGTATATCAAA AGATTATGTGGAGAAGTGGAACGAGAGAGGCATTGAGGTTGTGGCGTGGACAGTGAATACCGCCTCCGAGAAGCTTTATACTGCACACATCCTGCACAGTAACTATATCACTGACAGCATGGTAGAAGACTGTGATCCCCATTACTGA
- the GDE1 gene encoding glycerophosphodiester phosphodiesterase 1 isoform X1 produces MLGGGLLVSFSALFVLLLLITRSPKLSCLLICGLYLLLVTYRFPPVPESRALHVLKPRSKVSIIAHRGGAHDAPENTLAAIRLAAQNGATGVELDLEFTKDGVPILMHDDTVERTTDGFGRLTDFTFAEIRELNPAAKHRLGHLYNGEKVPTLTEAVRECIQHNLIIYFDVKGHATQAAEALRNLYVDFPQLYNSSIVCSFEPNVIYKMRQVDINVVTALTHRPWSLSHLGDGKPRFTSSMNHYFYVSMDVLLDWALHNILWNLCGISAFLMQKNCISKDYVEKWNERGIEVVAWTVNTASEKLYTAHILHSNYITDSMVEDCDPHY; encoded by the exons ATGTTGGGCGGAGGTTTGCTGGTCTCCTTCTCTGCCCTCTTCGTGCTCCTGCTGCTGATCACCCGCAGTCCCAAGCTGTCATGTCTGCTGATCTGCGGGCTGTATCTCCTGCTAGTAACCTATAGGTTTCCGCCTGTCCCGGAGTCCCGGGCCTTGCATGTACTCAAGCCCCGGAGCAAGGTGTCCATTATCGcccacagaggaggggcacaCGATGCCCCCGAGAACACCTTAGCTGCTATCCGACTG GCTGCACAGAATGGGGCAACTGGTGTGGAGCTGGACTTGGAGTTCACTAAAGATGGAGTCCCCATTCTCATGCATGATGATACAGTGGAAAGGACAACCGATGGCTTTGGCAGATTGACTGACTTTACCTTTGCTGAAATCAGAGAGCTCAACCCTGCCGCTAAACACCGTCTAGG GCACCTGTATAATGGGGAAAAAGTTCCGACTTTGACGGAGGCCGTTAGAGAATGTATACAGCACAATCTAATTATTTACTTTGATGTTAAAGGCCATGCCACCCAG GCCGCTGAAGCCCTCAGGAATCTATATGTTGACTTTCCCCAACTGTACAACAGCAGCATTGTCTGTTCTTTTGAACCAAACGTTATTTATAAA ATGAGACAAGTAGACATAAATGTAGTGACGGCCCTGACACACAGACCGTGGAGTCTCAGCCACCTCGGGGATGGTAAACCTCGTTTTACCTCCAGTATGAACCATTACTTCTACGTCTCAATGGATGTCTTGCTGGACTGGGCATTACACAACATCCTGTGGAATCTATGTGGAATATCTGCCTTTTTGATGCAGAAGAATTGTATATCAAA AGATTATGTGGAGAAGTGGAACGAGAGAGGCATTGAGGTTGTGGCGTGGACAGTGAATACCGCCTCCGAGAAGCTTTATACTGCACACATCCTGCACAGTAACTATATCACTGACAGCATGGTAGAAGACTGTGATCCCCATTACTGA